A single Penaeus chinensis breed Huanghai No. 1 chromosome 7, ASM1920278v2, whole genome shotgun sequence DNA region contains:
- the LOC125027367 gene encoding small integral membrane protein 20-like: MSTLRGWRYGLFLGGLVGFISAALYPIIIYPMMHVDDYKKIQAENRKGVNQEEIQPGNMKVWSDPFDRKQ, translated from the exons ATGTCTACATTAAGGGGTTGGCGATATGGGTTGTTCCTTGGAGGACTTGTAGGATTCATCAGTGCAGCACTTTACCCTATCATCATATACCCAATGATGCATGTGGATGATTACA AAAAGATCCAGGCAGAAAATCGCAAAGGTGTTAATCAGGAGGAAATTCAACCAGGAA ATATGAAGGTCTGGTCAGATCCATTTGACAGAAAGCAATGA